From Moraxella sp. K1664, one genomic window encodes:
- a CDS encoding isocitrate lyase, producing the protein MTYQSALEHVRNVKAKLGGTWDAIRPEDAARMIVQNRFKTGLDIAKYTASIMRKDMAEYDADNTKYTQSLGCWHGFIAQQKMIANKKYFGTTSKRYIYLSGWMVAALRSEFGPLPDQSMHEKTAVPKLIEEIYTFLRQADAKELNDLFRALQKAEQAGDTAKVKELENQIDNFETHVVPIIADIDAGFGNEEATYLLTKQMIEAGACAIQIENQVSDAKQCGHQAGKVTVPHEDFLAKINAVRYAFLELGVDEGVIVARTDSEGADLTQKIPVSREPGDLASKYISYLETTEIDISEAKEDEILIKRNGKLHRPTRLASGLYQFREGTQHDRVVLDCVTSLQNGADMIWIETPTPDVAGIASFVNDIKKQVPDAKLVYNNSPSFNWTINFRQQAYDRWVAEGKDVSGYDRAKLMDAQYDDSELARDADEKIRTFQADAAREAGVFHHLITLPTYHTAALSTHELAKGYFGDEGMLAYVAGVQRKEIRGGIACVKHQAMAGSDIGDDHKEIFSGENALKAGDASKNTMNQFGG; encoded by the coding sequence ATGACTTACCAATCCGCCCTAGAACACGTTCGTAACGTTAAAGCCAAATTAGGTGGCACTTGGGACGCTATCCGCCCAGAAGATGCCGCTCGCATGATTGTCCAAAACCGCTTCAAAACAGGTCTTGACATCGCCAAATACACCGCAAGCATTATGCGTAAAGACATGGCGGAATATGACGCTGACAACACCAAATACACCCAATCATTAGGTTGCTGGCATGGATTTATCGCCCAACAAAAAATGATTGCCAACAAAAAATACTTCGGCACAACGAGCAAACGCTACATCTACCTATCAGGCTGGATGGTTGCAGCCCTTCGCTCTGAGTTTGGTCCACTACCTGACCAATCTATGCACGAAAAAACTGCTGTGCCAAAGCTGATTGAAGAGATTTACACGTTCTTACGCCAAGCAGATGCCAAAGAGCTAAACGACTTGTTCCGTGCCTTACAAAAAGCCGAGCAAGCAGGCGACACCGCTAAGGTAAAAGAGCTAGAAAATCAAATTGACAACTTTGAAACCCACGTTGTGCCAATCATCGCTGACATTGATGCAGGTTTTGGTAACGAAGAAGCCACTTACCTACTTACCAAGCAAATGATTGAAGCGGGTGCGTGTGCCATTCAAATTGAAAACCAAGTCTCAGATGCCAAGCAGTGCGGACACCAAGCAGGTAAAGTTACCGTACCACACGAAGACTTTTTGGCAAAAATCAACGCCGTGCGTTATGCGTTCTTGGAGCTTGGCGTGGACGAGGGCGTGATTGTTGCCCGTACCGACTCAGAAGGTGCTGACCTTACCCAAAAAATCCCTGTCAGCCGTGAACCAGGCGACCTAGCGAGCAAATACATCAGCTACCTAGAAACCACCGAAATTGACATCTCAGAAGCTAAGGAAGACGAAATCCTTATCAAGCGTAACGGCAAGCTACACCGCCCAACTCGCCTAGCGTCTGGCTTGTATCAGTTCCGTGAGGGTACACAGCACGACCGTGTGGTACTAGACTGCGTAACTTCGCTCCAAAACGGTGCGGACATGATTTGGATTGAGACCCCAACCCCAGACGTGGCAGGCATTGCAAGTTTTGTGAATGACATCAAAAAGCAAGTGCCAGATGCTAAACTTGTGTACAACAACTCTCCGTCATTTAACTGGACAATCAACTTCCGCCAACAAGCCTATGACCGCTGGGTTGCCGAGGGCAAAGACGTATCAGGCTATGACCGTGCCAAGCTAATGGACGCTCAATATGACGACAGCGAGCTTGCCCGTGATGCGGACGAAAAAATCCGTACCTTCCAAGCAGATGCTGCCCGTGAAGCAGGTGTGTTCCACCACCTAATCACGCTACCGACTTACCACACCGCCGCTCTATCTACTCACGAGCTGGCAAAAGGCTACTTCGGTGATGAGGGTATGCTTGCCTATGTGGCTGGCGTTCAGCGTAAAGAAATCCGTGGCGGTATCGCTTGTGTGAAACACCAAGCCATGGCAGGTTCTGACATTGGCGATGACCACAAAGAGATTTTCTCTGGTGAGAACGCTCTTAAAGCAGGTGATGCGAGTAAAAACACCATGAACCAATTTGGCGGTTGA
- the leuE gene encoding leucine efflux protein LeuE yields MFGITDLATYLVGVIIIITLPGPNSLYCLSVSASQGRRAGMGAMSGILVGDTILILATVFGAGTLLKLYPAVFDVIKLIGGCYLAYLGTRLIVGAYHTFKNRHAIVGKSFNPPKVQNQNHFYRSLSLSLTNPKAILFFLSFFVQFVSPTYDKPFLTFFVLAVILQLVSFLYLLLLVFSGKKLADVFGSRPIIMTLAMFGVGCLFIGFGVNLWLARL; encoded by the coding sequence ATGTTCGGCATCACAGACCTAGCCACTTACCTTGTTGGCGTAATTATCATCATCACCCTACCCGGTCCAAACAGCCTATACTGCCTATCGGTGTCGGCAAGTCAAGGCAGGCGAGCGGGCATGGGGGCGATGTCGGGGATTTTGGTGGGCGATACGATACTCATACTGGCAACCGTCTTTGGGGCGGGGACGCTACTCAAACTCTACCCTGCGGTCTTTGATGTCATCAAGCTCATCGGTGGGTGCTATTTGGCGTATCTTGGGACACGGCTTATCGTTGGGGCGTATCACACCTTCAAAAACCGCCACGCCATTGTGGGTAAAAGTTTTAATCCGCCCAAAGTCCAAAACCAAAACCATTTTTACCGCTCGCTATCATTAAGCCTTACCAATCCCAAGGCGATTTTGTTTTTCTTGTCGTTTTTTGTGCAATTTGTCAGCCCAACTTATGACAAGCCGTTTTTGACGTTTTTTGTGCTGGCGGTGATTTTGCAACTTGTCAGCTTTTTGTATTTGCTCCTTTTGGTATTTAGTGGCAAAAAACTTGCCGATGTCTTTGGCTCTCGCCCGATTATCATGACTTTGGCGATGTTTGGCGTGGGGTGTTTATTTATTGGGTTTGGGGTGAATTTGTGGTTGGCAAGGTTGTGA
- a CDS encoding citrate:proton symporter, protein MLTFIGLAIIVIIVALLLTEKVSPVIAMVIVPLIGVLVAGFDLGQVKDFYTDGTRSVIQIVIMFIFAILFFGIMSDVGLFRPLINGLVKLTRGNIIAVSVGTVLVSVVAQLDGAGATTFLLVVPALLPLYKKLHMNPYMLFLLLAASAGVVNMLPWGGPTGRVATVLEMDVNELYQPLFSVQVIALTYIVALAVFLGLREKRRITKEFGVLPDVGELIAPAQMTDEETRLAKPKLFWVNVVIFILAMAVLFSGKLPPGYVFMIATSVVLLINYRNPKEQLERINAHAGGAIMMASIILAAGTFLGILKGTGMLDAIANDLVKILPNAMLPYLHIIIGMLGVPLELVLSTDAYYFGLFPVVEQITSQAGVAPTSAGYAMLIGSIVGTFVTPLSPALWMGLGLANLSMGKHIRYSFMWIWGLSVAILASAIVIGVIPLA, encoded by the coding sequence ATGCTAACCTTTATTGGGCTTGCGATTATCGTGATAATCGTGGCACTTCTTTTGACCGAAAAGGTCTCGCCTGTGATTGCGATGGTCATTGTGCCACTTATTGGGGTATTGGTGGCAGGCTTTGACTTAGGTCAGGTCAAGGATTTTTATACTGATGGCACACGTTCGGTGATTCAGATTGTCATCATGTTTATTTTTGCCATTTTGTTTTTTGGCATCATGAGTGATGTGGGGCTGTTTCGTCCGCTCATCAATGGTTTGGTTAAGCTCACTCGGGGTAACATCATTGCCGTGAGTGTCGGCACGGTGTTGGTGTCGGTGGTGGCACAGCTAGATGGAGCGGGGGCGACCACGTTTTTGCTTGTTGTACCTGCCTTGTTGCCTTTGTATAAAAAATTGCACATGAACCCTTATATGCTGTTTTTATTGCTGGCGGCCAGTGCCGGCGTGGTCAATATGCTCCCTTGGGGTGGCCCGACAGGACGAGTGGCAACGGTTCTAGAAATGGACGTAAACGAGCTGTATCAGCCCTTGTTTAGTGTGCAGGTCATTGCTTTGACGTATATTGTGGCGTTGGCGGTGTTTTTGGGTTTGCGTGAAAAAAGACGTATTACCAAAGAATTTGGCGTATTGCCTGATGTGGGCGAGCTTATCGCTCCTGCCCAAATGACGGACGAAGAGACACGCCTTGCCAAACCAAAGCTGTTTTGGGTCAATGTGGTGATATTTATCCTAGCGATGGCGGTGCTATTTTCGGGCAAATTGCCACCTGGTTATGTGTTTATGATTGCCACGTCGGTGGTGCTACTCATCAACTATCGCAATCCCAAAGAACAGCTTGAACGCATTAATGCTCATGCAGGCGGGGCGATTATGATGGCAAGCATCATCTTGGCGGCAGGGACGTTTTTGGGGATTTTAAAGGGAACGGGTATGCTTGATGCCATTGCCAATGATTTGGTCAAAATCCTGCCAAATGCCATGTTGCCATACCTACACATCATCATCGGTATGCTGGGCGTACCCTTGGAGCTGGTACTTAGCACGGACGCTTATTATTTTGGGCTGTTTCCTGTGGTGGAACAAATCACCAGCCAAGCTGGGGTCGCCCCGACATCGGCAGGCTACGCCATGCTTATCGGCAGTATCGTGGGGACGTTTGTTACGCCGCTATCGCCTGCGTTGTGGATGGGCTTAGGTCTTGCCAATTTGTCAATGGGTAAGCATATCCGCTATTCTTTCATGTGGATTTGGGGCTTGTCGGTGGCGATTTTGGCAAGTGCGATTGTCATTGGGGTCATTCCTTTGGCATAA
- a CDS encoding HrgA protein: MKTTLNEKVIAFLKQHANQAFTAREIALAITKTYAKDFIDKRQKYPNEKAFIAQMVAEIGSNPKQLLNMSNNINIQDKPRPRIFWYASDVETTDLVSDKLPIQETDNTFKKDIQKSKNTLTEHELYPKLIEFLSTEFGLYCLRIDEKTSKNSHGQNGNQWLHPDIVAMQAIDKSWKKAVQDCVKISGANVRLWSFEVKKELNKSNVRASFFQAVSNSSWANEGYLVASSIAENVSEELRILSDLHGIGVIVLNLDDITESEIVLPAKRKTNIDWQSVNRIVAENRDFERYIKYVSVYYRTGDIFKENWNK, translated from the coding sequence ATGAAAACAACCCTAAATGAAAAGGTGATTGCTTTTTTAAAACAACATGCCAATCAAGCATTTACCGCCAGAGAAATTGCTTTGGCAATTACCAAGACGTATGCAAAAGATTTTATCGACAAACGACAAAAGTATCCAAATGAAAAAGCGTTTATCGCTCAAATGGTGGCAGAAATTGGTTCAAATCCTAAGCAATTATTAAATATGTCTAATAACATCAACATTCAAGACAAACCACGCCCAAGAATATTTTGGTATGCGTCTGATGTTGAAACGACAGATTTGGTCAGTGATAAATTACCAATCCAAGAGACGGATAACACCTTTAAAAAAGACATTCAAAAATCCAAAAATACATTGACCGAGCATGAGTTATACCCCAAACTGATAGAGTTTTTATCCACAGAATTTGGCTTGTATTGCCTAAGAATTGATGAGAAAACCTCTAAAAACAGTCATGGACAAAACGGCAATCAATGGCTACACCCTGATATAGTTGCCATGCAAGCTATTGATAAATCTTGGAAAAAAGCGGTGCAAGACTGCGTCAAAATCTCTGGGGCAAATGTGCGATTGTGGTCTTTTGAAGTGAAAAAGGAACTCAATAAATCCAACGTGCGAGCCAGCTTTTTTCAGGCAGTGAGCAATTCAAGTTGGGCAAACGAAGGTTATTTGGTCGCCAGTAGTATTGCTGAAAACGTGTCCGAAGAGTTGCGGATTTTGTCGGATTTGCATGGCATTGGCGTGATTGTGCTAAATTTAGACGACATTACAGAAAGCGAAATTGTGTTGCCTGCTAAACGTAAAACAAACATCGATTGGCAATCGGTCAATCGCATTGTTGCTGAAAATAGAGACTTTGAGCGTTATATCAAATATGTATCGGTATATTATCGTACAGGCGATATTTTTAAGGAAAATTGGAATAAATAA
- the glyA gene encoding serine hydroxymethyltransferase, with protein MFKDISLHAIDPEIATAIDAEGQRQEDHIELIASENYCSPAVMAAQGSNLTNKYAEGYPNKRYYGGCEHVDVIEQIAIDRAKELFGADYANVQPHSGSNANAAVYLALLEAGDTVLGMSLAHGGHLTHGASVSFSGKTYNAVHYGITDDGLIDYDEVARLAREHKPKMIIAGFSAYSQVMDWQKFREIADEVGAYLMVDMAHVAGLVAAGVYPNPVQIADVTTTTTHKTLRGPRSGLILAKANEEIEKKLNSAVFPGTQGGPLMHAIAAKAVCFKEAMSDEYKEYQQQVVKNAKAMADTIIARGYDVVSGGTENHLMLISLIKQGITGKEADKWLGDAHITVNKNSVPNDPKSPFVTSGIRLGTPAVTTRGFKEAECVELAGWVCDILDAKGDEKVISEVRAKVGEVCQRLPVYQKSKTKELFGKISDMIDEQADSEFVHTAKDKFNEFYEKAMTKINQK; from the coding sequence ATGTTCAAAGACATCTCCCTACACGCCATTGACCCTGAGATTGCCACCGCCATTGATGCCGAAGGGCAGCGTCAAGAAGACCATATTGAGCTGATTGCGTCAGAAAACTACTGCTCGCCTGCCGTCATGGCAGCCCAAGGCTCAAACCTAACCAACAAATATGCCGAAGGCTACCCCAACAAACGCTATTATGGCGGTTGTGAACACGTAGACGTGATTGAGCAGATTGCCATTGACCGTGCCAAAGAGCTGTTTGGGGCGGACTATGCCAACGTACAACCACACTCAGGGTCTAATGCCAACGCCGCCGTTTATCTTGCCCTACTAGAAGCAGGCGATACTGTGCTTGGCATGAGCCTTGCCCACGGTGGACACTTGACACATGGGGCAAGCGTGTCGTTCTCTGGCAAGACTTATAATGCCGTGCATTATGGTATTACCGATGACGGCTTGATTGATTATGATGAAGTGGCTCGCCTAGCCCGTGAACATAAGCCCAAGATGATTATCGCTGGCTTTTCGGCATATAGCCAAGTTATGGACTGGCAAAAGTTTCGTGAGATTGCCGATGAAGTTGGTGCGTATCTTATGGTGGATATGGCACACGTGGCAGGGCTTGTGGCGGCAGGCGTGTACCCGAACCCCGTGCAGATTGCGGACGTAACAACCACCACCACCCACAAAACCTTGCGTGGCCCCCGCTCGGGTCTTATCCTTGCCAAAGCCAACGAAGAGATTGAGAAAAAACTAAACTCAGCCGTCTTCCCCGGTACGCAAGGCGGGCCCTTAATGCACGCCATTGCCGCCAAAGCGGTATGTTTTAAAGAAGCGATGAGCGATGAATACAAAGAATACCAACAACAAGTCGTCAAAAACGCCAAAGCCATGGCGGACACGATTATCGCTCGTGGTTATGATGTGGTGTCTGGCGGTACCGAAAACCACCTTATGCTAATCAGCCTTATCAAACAAGGCATTACAGGCAAAGAAGCGGACAAATGGCTTGGGGACGCTCACATCACCGTAAACAAAAACTCCGTGCCAAACGACCCCAAATCACCTTTTGTAACAAGCGGTATCCGTCTTGGTACACCTGCCGTTACCACTCGTGGTTTTAAAGAAGCCGAGTGCGTGGAGCTAGCGGGTTGGGTGTGCGATATTTTGGACGCCAAAGGTGATGAAAAGGTTATTAGCGAAGTGCGTGCCAAAGTTGGCGAAGTTTGCCAAAGACTGCCCGTTTATCAAAAATCAAAAACCAAAGAGTTATTTGGTAAAATCAGCGATATGATTGACGAGCAAGCCGACAGCGAATTTGTCCACACCGCCAAAGACAAATTCAATGAGTTCTACGAAAAAGCGATGACCAAAATCAATCAAAAATAA
- a CDS encoding malate synthase G, which produces MATQRITKGSLAIDKILFDFIENEALPVAKLDSDTYWKNFEQVVLDLTPKNKALLARRDELQAKIDDWHKNNAYELSSYKNFLTEIGYLEPEVADFEISTQNVDDEIATIAGAQLVVPVRNARYALNAGNARWGSLYDALYGFDVIPETDGAEKGKGYNPVRGAKVVAFAKNFLDETFPLADGSHADVTSYTIKDGKLSAKIDDKVTTLTENKVVGYNGTPDNPREIILKNNGLHVIIQIDPESPIGKDDKAGVKDVVLESAVTTIQDLEDSVAAVDAEEKVEGYRNWLGLMKGNLSETLEKNGKTITRTLNADRTYTDLNGNAKTLHGRSVMLLRNVGHLMTNPAILVGGEEIFEGIMDALITPMLSAVDIRGENTLRNSRTGSMYIVKPKMHGSDEVAFAVELFSRAEEAIGLPKNSLKMGIMDEERRTSANLKNCIAQARERTIFINTGFMDRTGDEIHTAMHAGAFVRKGEIKGQAWFGAYEERNVSIGLKAGLRGKAQIGKGMWPKPDELADMYRTKIEHPQAGANCAWVPSPSGAVIHAIHYHKCNVMNRQEELARLATPSLDDLLTIPLATDTNWTADEKRRELENNCQGILGYVVRWVDLGVGCSKVPDINNVGLMEDRATLRISSQHVANWLAHGVVTADEVWDTLKRMAKVVDEQNASDPAYRPMSADFDNNIAFHAAADLIFKGATEPSGYTEPLLHKARLKLKGYQGD; this is translated from the coding sequence ATGGCTACCCAACGCATTACCAAAGGCTCGCTTGCCATTGACAAAATTTTATTTGACTTTATTGAAAATGAAGCCCTGCCTGTCGCCAAACTTGACAGCGACACTTATTGGAAAAATTTTGAGCAGGTTGTGCTTGACTTGACCCCAAAAAACAAAGCCTTGCTTGCTCGCCGTGATGAACTGCAAGCCAAGATTGACGATTGGCACAAAAACAACGCCTATGAATTGTCATCTTACAAAAATTTCTTAACCGAAATCGGCTATCTTGAACCCGAAGTTGCTGATTTTGAGATTAGTACCCAAAACGTGGACGATGAGATTGCCACCATTGCAGGAGCTCAATTGGTCGTGCCTGTGCGTAACGCCCGCTATGCCCTAAACGCAGGTAACGCCCGTTGGGGTTCGCTGTATGATGCGTTGTACGGTTTTGACGTGATTCCTGAGACAGACGGAGCTGAAAAAGGCAAAGGTTATAACCCTGTGCGTGGGGCGAAGGTTGTGGCATTTGCCAAGAATTTTCTTGATGAAACATTCCCCCTAGCGGACGGCTCGCACGCTGATGTAACGTCTTACACCATAAAAGACGGTAAATTATCTGCCAAAATTGACGATAAAGTAACCACTTTAACCGAAAATAAAGTAGTCGGCTACAATGGTACGCCTGACAATCCTAGAGAAATTATCCTAAAAAACAACGGCTTACACGTCATTATCCAAATTGACCCAGAAAGCCCAATCGGCAAAGACGACAAAGCAGGGGTCAAAGACGTGGTGCTAGAATCTGCCGTTACCACCATTCAAGACCTAGAAGACTCTGTGGCGGCGGTAGATGCCGAAGAAAAAGTAGAAGGCTATCGCAACTGGCTTGGGCTAATGAAAGGCAATTTGTCCGAAACCTTAGAAAAAAATGGCAAAACCATTACCCGTACCCTAAACGCTGACCGCACTTATACTGACTTAAATGGCAATGCTAAGACCCTGCACGGGCGTTCGGTCATGCTACTTCGTAACGTGGGGCATTTGATGACAAACCCTGCTATCCTAGTGGGTGGCGAAGAGATTTTTGAAGGGATTATGGACGCACTTATCACGCCCATGCTCTCTGCCGTTGACATTCGTGGCGAGAATACCTTGCGTAACTCTCGCACAGGCTCGATGTATATCGTCAAGCCAAAAATGCACGGCTCGGACGAAGTGGCGTTTGCCGTTGAGCTGTTCTCTCGTGCCGAAGAAGCCATTGGCTTGCCCAAAAATAGCCTAAAAATGGGCATCATGGACGAAGAGCGTAGAACTTCTGCCAACCTTAAAAACTGCATCGCCCAAGCCCGTGAGCGGACGATTTTTATTAACACAGGCTTTATGGACAGAACGGGCGATGAGATTCACACCGCCATGCACGCAGGGGCGTTTGTGCGTAAGGGCGAGATTAAGGGGCAGGCGTGGTTTGGGGCGTATGAAGAGCGTAACGTCTCAATCGGTCTAAAAGCAGGACTGCGTGGCAAAGCCCAAATCGGCAAAGGCATGTGGCCTAAGCCTGATGAGCTTGCCGATATGTATCGCACCAAGATTGAGCACCCCCAAGCAGGGGCAAACTGTGCATGGGTACCGTCTCCAAGCGGTGCGGTGATTCACGCCATTCATTATCACAAATGCAATGTCATGAACCGTCAAGAAGAGCTTGCACGCCTTGCCACGCCTAGCCTTGATGACCTTTTGACCATTCCGCTTGCCACCGACACAAACTGGACAGCAGACGAAAAACGCCGTGAACTTGAAAACAACTGCCAAGGCATTTTGGGCTATGTGGTGCGTTGGGTTGATTTGGGCGTGGGTTGCTCCAAAGTGCCTGATATCAACAACGTGGGGCTAATGGAAGACCGTGCCACCTTGCGTATCTCATCTCAGCACGTCGCCAACTGGCTCGCTCACGGTGTCGTAACTGCCGATGAAGTGTGGGACACCCTAAAACGCATGGCAAAAGTCGTGGACGAACAAAACGCATCTGACCCTGCCTATCGTCCAATGTCGGCTGATTTTGATAATAACATTGCCTTTCACGCTGCCGCCGACCTTATCTTTAAGGGGGCGACCGAGCCGTCTGGCTATACCGAGCCACTGCTACACAAGGCAAGATTAAAGCTAAAAGGGTATCAGGGCGACTGA
- a CDS encoding chorismate lyase, whose product MPTPPTTLTPYLYSHGSLTALLEQRAGQALRVNVIHEGHQLIDFTTKKLLGLPVHRPTLAWVREVELFGDDDVAWVRAKSIFPLTSLVGNAKRLRHLKRTPIGYVMFKHNKNLPHARTYFFDNNEHWGRNTVYDWQGRAVLVQEVFLTDFS is encoded by the coding sequence ATGCCTACGCCACCCACCACCCTAACCCCTTATCTCTACTCTCACGGCTCGCTGACCGCCTTATTAGAACAGCGAGCAGGGCAAGCCTTGCGTGTAAACGTGATACATGAAGGTCATCAGTTAATTGATTTCACCACCAAAAAACTCTTAGGACTGCCTGTCCACCGCCCTACCCTTGCGTGGGTGCGTGAAGTAGAGCTGTTTGGCGATGATGACGTGGCGTGGGTGCGTGCCAAAAGCATATTTCCCTTGACAAGTCTAGTCGGCAATGCCAAACGCCTACGCCACTTAAAACGTACGCCGATTGGCTATGTCATGTTTAAACACAACAAAAATCTGCCCCATGCTCGCACTTACTTTTTTGATAATAATGAACATTGGGGACGAAATACGGTTTATGATTGGCAAGGGCGAGCGGTGTTGGTGCAGGAAGTGTTTTTGACGGATTTTTCATAA
- a CDS encoding SMI1/KNR4 family protein, with product MKQLKIIDDNGQADIQLIRDFEKEYNITLPNSYVELISKHNGLRLYNNRFDFINLDGLISSTDIYFLSFGDDFSENMADFQWCGDSYSYENLVLFGVTAYGDSICFDYRPDLSTNNPPVRLMRHEDTFINQYGQDKNIVFPIANSFDEFLDMLYEESE from the coding sequence ATGAAACAATTAAAAATTATTGATGACAATGGTCAAGCAGATATTCAATTAATTAGAGATTTTGAGAAAGAGTATAATATTACCCTTCCAAATTCTTATGTTGAGCTAATATCAAAACATAATGGCTTAAGGCTTTATAATAATAGGTTTGATTTTATAAATTTAGATGGTTTAATAAGTTCAACTGATATATATTTTTTAAGCTTTGGTGATGATTTTTCTGAAAACATGGCGGACTTTCAATGGTGTGGTGATTCTTATTCATACGAAAATCTTGTGCTATTTGGTGTTACTGCTTATGGAGATAGTATTTGTTTTGATTACCGTCCAGATTTAAGCACAAACAACCCTCCTGTTCGTCTAATGAGACACGAAGACACCTTTATCAATCAATACGGTCAAGACAAAAACATTGTTTTTCCTATCGCCAACAGCTTTGATGAGTTTTTAGATATGCTTTATGAAGAAAGTGAATAA
- a CDS encoding SMI1/KNR4 family protein yields the protein MKQLKILDDNGQTDIQLIRDFEEEYNITLPTPYVELISRHNGLRLYNNRFEFVDIEGTIDSTEIYFLIFGDAWYDKIVDYQWSGDPYEHENIIPFGINALGDRICFDYRQDLSSNNPPVCLVDCEDTFTDEHGQEKMVIFPVANSFDEFLDMLYEESE from the coding sequence ATGAAACAGTTAAAAATTCTTGATGACAACGGTCAAACGGACATTCAATTAATTAGGGATTTTGAAGAAGAGTACAATATTACCCTTCCAACACCTTACGTTGAGTTAATCTCAAGGCATAATGGTCTAAGGCTTTATAATAATAGGTTTGAGTTTGTAGATATAGAAGGCACTATTGATTCAACAGAGATATATTTTTTAATCTTTGGCGATGCTTGGTATGATAAAATAGTTGATTATCAGTGGAGTGGAGATCCTTATGAGCACGAAAACATTATTCCATTTGGTATTAATGCCTTGGGAGACCGCATTTGTTTTGATTACCGACAAGACTTAAGCTCAAACAATCCTCCTGTTTGCTTGGTTGATTGTGAAGACACTTTTACTGATGAACACGGTCAAGAAAAGATGGTTATTTTTCCAGTTGCTAACAGTTTTGATGAGTTTTTAGATATGCTTTATGAAGAAAGTGAATAA